The following are encoded in a window of Fusarium oxysporum f. sp. lycopersici 4287 chromosome 5, whole genome shotgun sequence genomic DNA:
- a CDS encoding eukaryotic peptide chain release factor subunit 1, with protein sequence MISLIIPPKDQVSRAAKMLAEEYGTASNIKSRVNRQSVLSAITSTQQRLKLYNKVPPNGLVVYCGEILTQEGKERKVNIDFEPFKPINTSLYLCDNKFHTEALAELLESDQKFGFIIMDGNGALFGTLSGNTREVVHKFSVDLPKKHGRGGQSALRFARLREEKRHNYVRKVAELAVQNFITADKVNVAGLILAGSADFKNDLNASDMFDGRLATKVIKVVDVSYGGENGFNQAIELSSETLGNVKFIQEKKLIGKYFEEISQDTGKVCYGIEDTLKALELGAVETLIVFENLEITRWVLKDSNGSEVILHTTKQQEQTNRDKFLDKETGQEMEIVSQESFLEWIAEHYKDFGTTLEFVSDRSTEGNQFVKGFGGIGGLLRYKVNFEQLADLSDDDEYYDD encoded by the exons ATGATTTCCCTCATTATCC CTCCCAAGGATCAAGTCTCTCGAGCAGCCAAGATGTTGGCTGAAGAATAC GGTACCGCCTCCAACATTAAATCTCGAGTCAACAGACAGTCTGTCTTGTCCGCCATTACCTCGACCCAGCAGCGCCTCAAGCTGTACAACAAGGTGCCCCCGAACGGTCTGGTCGTCTATTGTGGTGAAATCTTGACCCAGGAAGGCAAGGAGCGAAAGGTCAACATCGATTTCGAGCCCTTCAAGCCCATCAACACCTCCCTCTACCTGTGCGACAACAAGTTCCACACCGAGGCTCTGGCCGAGCTGCTCGAGTCCGATCAGAAGtttggcttcatcatcatggatggTAACGGTGCCCTGTTTGGAACTCTTAGCGGCAACACCCGTGAGGTCGTCCACAAGTTCTCTGTCGATCTTCCCAAGAAGCACGGTCGTGGTGGTCAGTCCGCTCTCCGTTTCGCCCGTCTGCGAGAGGAGAAGCGTCACAACTACGTCCGAAAGGTTGCCGAGTTGGCTGTCCAGAACTTCATCACTGCCGACAAGGTCAACGTCGCTGGTCTCATTCTTGCTGGTTCCGCCGATTTCAAGAACGACCTCAACGCCTCCGACATGTTCGACGGCCGCCTTGCGACCAAGGTTATCAAGGTTGTTGACGTTTCTTATGGTGGTGAGAACGGTTTCAACCAGGCTATCGAGCTGTCTTCCGAGACTCTCGGCAACGTCAAGTTCATacaggagaagaagctcatcggAAAGTACTTTGAGGAGATTAGCCAGGACACTGGCAAGGTTTGCTACGGCATTGAGGACACCCTCAAGGCTCTCGAGCTCGGTGCCGTCGAGACTCTGATCGTCTTCGAGAACCTTGAGATCACCCGCTGGGTTCTCAAAGACAGCAACGGCAGTGAGGTCATCCTTCACACCACCAAGCAACAGGAGCAGACCAACCGTGACAAGTTCCTCGACAAGGAGACTGGCCAAGAGATGGAAATTGTTTCTCAGGAATCCTTCCTGGAATGGATTGCGGAACACTACAAGGACTTTGGTACCACTCTTGAGTTTGTTTCTGACCGATCCACCGAGGGCAACCAGTTCGTCAAGGGTTTCGGTGGTATCGGCGGTCTTCTCCGCTACAAGGTCAACTTTGAGCAGCTGGCTGACTTGAGTGACGACGATGAGTACTACGACG ATTGA
- a CDS encoding eukaryotic peptide chain release factor subunit 1 — MSDAQANEAEKNIEIWKVKKLIKRLEAARGNGTSMISLIIPPKDQVSRAAKMLAEEYGTASNIKSRVNRQSVLSAITSTQQRLKLYNKVPPNGLVVYCGEILTQEGKERKVNIDFEPFKPINTSLYLCDNKFHTEALAELLESDQKFGFIIMDGNGALFGTLSGNTREVVHKFSVDLPKKHGRGGQSALRFARLREEKRHNYVRKVAELAVQNFITADKVNVAGLILAGSADFKNDLNASDMFDGRLATKVIKVVDVSYGGENGFNQAIELSSETLGNVKFIQEKKLIGKYFEEISQDTGKVCYGIEDTLKALELGAVETLIVFENLEITRWVLKDSNGSEVILHTTKQQEQTNRDKFLDKETGQEMEIVSQESFLEWIAEHYKDFGTTLEFVSDRSTEGNQFVKGFGGIGGLLRYKVNFEQLADLSDDDEYYDD, encoded by the exons ATGAGTGACGCTCAGGCGaacgaggccgagaagaac ATTGAGATCtggaaggtcaagaagctgatcAAGCGTCTTGAAGCCGCCAGAGGAAATGGAACCTCAATGATTTCCCTCATTATCC CTCCCAAGGATCAAGTCTCTCGAGCAGCCAAGATGTTGGCTGAAGAATAC GGTACCGCCTCCAACATTAAATCTCGAGTCAACAGACAGTCTGTCTTGTCCGCCATTACCTCGACCCAGCAGCGCCTCAAGCTGTACAACAAGGTGCCCCCGAACGGTCTGGTCGTCTATTGTGGTGAAATCTTGACCCAGGAAGGCAAGGAGCGAAAGGTCAACATCGATTTCGAGCCCTTCAAGCCCATCAACACCTCCCTCTACCTGTGCGACAACAAGTTCCACACCGAGGCTCTGGCCGAGCTGCTCGAGTCCGATCAGAAGtttggcttcatcatcatggatggTAACGGTGCCCTGTTTGGAACTCTTAGCGGCAACACCCGTGAGGTCGTCCACAAGTTCTCTGTCGATCTTCCCAAGAAGCACGGTCGTGGTGGTCAGTCCGCTCTCCGTTTCGCCCGTCTGCGAGAGGAGAAGCGTCACAACTACGTCCGAAAGGTTGCCGAGTTGGCTGTCCAGAACTTCATCACTGCCGACAAGGTCAACGTCGCTGGTCTCATTCTTGCTGGTTCCGCCGATTTCAAGAACGACCTCAACGCCTCCGACATGTTCGACGGCCGCCTTGCGACCAAGGTTATCAAGGTTGTTGACGTTTCTTATGGTGGTGAGAACGGTTTCAACCAGGCTATCGAGCTGTCTTCCGAGACTCTCGGCAACGTCAAGTTCATacaggagaagaagctcatcggAAAGTACTTTGAGGAGATTAGCCAGGACACTGGCAAGGTTTGCTACGGCATTGAGGACACCCTCAAGGCTCTCGAGCTCGGTGCCGTCGAGACTCTGATCGTCTTCGAGAACCTTGAGATCACCCGCTGGGTTCTCAAAGACAGCAACGGCAGTGAGGTCATCCTTCACACCACCAAGCAACAGGAGCAGACCAACCGTGACAAGTTCCTCGACAAGGAGACTGGCCAAGAGATGGAAATTGTTTCTCAGGAATCCTTCCTGGAATGGATTGCGGAACACTACAAGGACTTTGGTACCACTCTTGAGTTTGTTTCTGACCGATCCACCGAGGGCAACCAGTTCGTCAAGGGTTTCGGTGGTATCGGCGGTCTTCTCCGCTACAAGGTCAACTTTGAGCAGCTGGCTGACTTGAGTGACGACGATGAGTACTACGACG ATTGA
- a CDS encoding DNA-directed RNA polymerase I and III subunit RPAC2, which produces MPARTKKEEQPQAEDTNMEDAPVSAQPAVNDEAVEDEEEEEETEPQRVRILPGSTDTAASFEFTDEGHTLGNALRYIIMKNPDVEFCAYSIPHPSEPKMNIRIQTYSGTAVDALKKGLVDIQEVCDVVADEFWTKREAYNAEQGIDR; this is translated from the exons ATGCCTGCGCGAACTAAGAAGGAAGAGCAGCCACAGGCTGAGGATACCAACATGGAGGATGCCCCAGTCTCCGCGCAGCCTGCGGTGAATGACGAGGCtgtcgaggatgaggaagaagaggaggaaactGAGCCCCAGAGAGTCCGAATC CTTCCTGGCTCAACAGACACTGCTGCCTCCTTTGAGTTCACTGATGAAGGCCATACACTCGGAAACGCGTTGAGATATATCATCATGAAAAA CCCCGATGTTGAGTTCTGCGCTTACTCTATCCCCCATCCCTCAGAGCCCAAGATGAACATTCGCATTCAGACCTACA GTGGAACTGCAGTTGACGCTCTCAAGAAGGGGTTGGTCGACATTCAAGAAGTATGTGATGTAGTCGCCGATGAGTTCTGGACCAAGAGGGAGGCCTACAACGCAGAGCAGGGGATTGACCGATGA
- a CDS encoding eukaryotic peptide chain release factor subunit 1, whose translation MLAEEYGTASNIKSRVNRQSVLSAITSTQQRLKLYNKVPPNGLVVYCGEILTQEGKERKVNIDFEPFKPINTSLYLCDNKFHTEALAELLESDQKFGFIIMDGNGALFGTLSGNTREVVHKFSVDLPKKHGRGGQSALRFARLREEKRHNYVRKVAELAVQNFITADKVNVAGLILAGSADFKNDLNASDMFDGRLATKVIKVVDVSYGGENGFNQAIELSSETLGNVKFIQEKKLIGKYFEEISQDTGKVCYGIEDTLKALELGAVETLIVFENLEITRWVLKDSNGSEVILHTTKQQEQTNRDKFLDKETGQEMEIVSQESFLEWIAEHYKDFGTTLEFVSDRSTEGNQFVKGFGGIGGLLRYKVNFEQLADLSDDDEYYDD comes from the exons ATGTTGGCTGAAGAATAC GGTACCGCCTCCAACATTAAATCTCGAGTCAACAGACAGTCTGTCTTGTCCGCCATTACCTCGACCCAGCAGCGCCTCAAGCTGTACAACAAGGTGCCCCCGAACGGTCTGGTCGTCTATTGTGGTGAAATCTTGACCCAGGAAGGCAAGGAGCGAAAGGTCAACATCGATTTCGAGCCCTTCAAGCCCATCAACACCTCCCTCTACCTGTGCGACAACAAGTTCCACACCGAGGCTCTGGCCGAGCTGCTCGAGTCCGATCAGAAGtttggcttcatcatcatggatggTAACGGTGCCCTGTTTGGAACTCTTAGCGGCAACACCCGTGAGGTCGTCCACAAGTTCTCTGTCGATCTTCCCAAGAAGCACGGTCGTGGTGGTCAGTCCGCTCTCCGTTTCGCCCGTCTGCGAGAGGAGAAGCGTCACAACTACGTCCGAAAGGTTGCCGAGTTGGCTGTCCAGAACTTCATCACTGCCGACAAGGTCAACGTCGCTGGTCTCATTCTTGCTGGTTCCGCCGATTTCAAGAACGACCTCAACGCCTCCGACATGTTCGACGGCCGCCTTGCGACCAAGGTTATCAAGGTTGTTGACGTTTCTTATGGTGGTGAGAACGGTTTCAACCAGGCTATCGAGCTGTCTTCCGAGACTCTCGGCAACGTCAAGTTCATacaggagaagaagctcatcggAAAGTACTTTGAGGAGATTAGCCAGGACACTGGCAAGGTTTGCTACGGCATTGAGGACACCCTCAAGGCTCTCGAGCTCGGTGCCGTCGAGACTCTGATCGTCTTCGAGAACCTTGAGATCACCCGCTGGGTTCTCAAAGACAGCAACGGCAGTGAGGTCATCCTTCACACCACCAAGCAACAGGAGCAGACCAACCGTGACAAGTTCCTCGACAAGGAGACTGGCCAAGAGATGGAAATTGTTTCTCAGGAATCCTTCCTGGAATGGATTGCGGAACACTACAAGGACTTTGGTACCACTCTTGAGTTTGTTTCTGACCGATCCACCGAGGGCAACCAGTTCGTCAAGGGTTTCGGTGGTATCGGCGGTCTTCTCCGCTACAAGGTCAACTTTGAGCAGCTGGCTGACTTGAGTGACGACGATGAGTACTACGACG ATTGA
- a CDS encoding eukaryotic peptide chain release factor subunit 1: MSDAQANEAEKNIEIWKVKKLIKRLEAARGNGTSMISLIIPPKDQVSRAAKMLAEEYGTASNIKSRVNRQSVLSAITSTQQRLKLYNKVPPNGLVVYCGEILTQEGKERKVNIDFEPFKPINTSLYLCDNKFHTEALAELLESDQKFGFIIMDGNGALFGTLSGNTREVVHKFSVDLPKKHGRGGQSALRFARLREEKRHNYVRKVAELAVQNFITADKVNVAGLILAGSADFKNDLNASDMFDGRLATKVIKVVDVSYGGENGFNQAIELSSETLGNVKFIQEKKLIGKYFEEISQDTGKVCYGIEDTLKALELGAVETLIVFENLEITRWVLKDSNGSEVILHTTKQQEQTNRDKFLDKETGQEMEIVSQESFLEWIAEHYKDFGTTLEFVSDRSTEGNQFVKGFGGIGGLLRYKVNFEQLADLSDDDEYYDGELA, encoded by the exons ATGAGTGACGCTCAGGCGaacgaggccgagaagaac ATTGAGATCtggaaggtcaagaagctgatcAAGCGTCTTGAAGCCGCCAGAGGAAATGGAACCTCAATGATTTCCCTCATTATCC CTCCCAAGGATCAAGTCTCTCGAGCAGCCAAGATGTTGGCTGAAGAATAC GGTACCGCCTCCAACATTAAATCTCGAGTCAACAGACAGTCTGTCTTGTCCGCCATTACCTCGACCCAGCAGCGCCTCAAGCTGTACAACAAGGTGCCCCCGAACGGTCTGGTCGTCTATTGTGGTGAAATCTTGACCCAGGAAGGCAAGGAGCGAAAGGTCAACATCGATTTCGAGCCCTTCAAGCCCATCAACACCTCCCTCTACCTGTGCGACAACAAGTTCCACACCGAGGCTCTGGCCGAGCTGCTCGAGTCCGATCAGAAGtttggcttcatcatcatggatggTAACGGTGCCCTGTTTGGAACTCTTAGCGGCAACACCCGTGAGGTCGTCCACAAGTTCTCTGTCGATCTTCCCAAGAAGCACGGTCGTGGTGGTCAGTCCGCTCTCCGTTTCGCCCGTCTGCGAGAGGAGAAGCGTCACAACTACGTCCGAAAGGTTGCCGAGTTGGCTGTCCAGAACTTCATCACTGCCGACAAGGTCAACGTCGCTGGTCTCATTCTTGCTGGTTCCGCCGATTTCAAGAACGACCTCAACGCCTCCGACATGTTCGACGGCCGCCTTGCGACCAAGGTTATCAAGGTTGTTGACGTTTCTTATGGTGGTGAGAACGGTTTCAACCAGGCTATCGAGCTGTCTTCCGAGACTCTCGGCAACGTCAAGTTCATacaggagaagaagctcatcggAAAGTACTTTGAGGAGATTAGCCAGGACACTGGCAAGGTTTGCTACGGCATTGAGGACACCCTCAAGGCTCTCGAGCTCGGTGCCGTCGAGACTCTGATCGTCTTCGAGAACCTTGAGATCACCCGCTGGGTTCTCAAAGACAGCAACGGCAGTGAGGTCATCCTTCACACCACCAAGCAACAGGAGCAGACCAACCGTGACAAGTTCCTCGACAAGGAGACTGGCCAAGAGATGGAAATTGTTTCTCAGGAATCCTTCCTGGAATGGATTGCGGAACACTACAAGGACTTTGGTACCACTCTTGAGTTTGTTTCTGACCGATCCACCGAGGGCAACCAGTTCGTCAAGGGTTTCGGTGGTATCGGCGGTCTTCTCCGCTACAAGGTCAACTTTGAGCAGCTGGCTGACTTGAGTGACGACGATGAGTACTACGACGGTGAGTTGGCATAA
- a CDS encoding adenosine kinase has protein sequence MLARPSSSTLRLELPSLLPSCCRTCTRNFSSFAPFRLPKDHAPRFYPTKTKTFDPSIHLKLFPSEASSTFLSSSISHRFSFQARHLSTMSAVKEYSLLCLENPLLDIQAKGDQALLDKYGLKPNDAILAEEKHLPLYEDLLNNYDAKLIAGGAAQNSARGAQYILPPNSVVYLGGAGDDKYAAILHDAVKAAGLRVEYRVDPKEKTGRCGAIITGHNRSLCTDLGAANHYDLDHLKKPEIWKLVENAEVYYVGGFHFTVCPPAIMELAKQAAEHNKPFVLSLSAPFIPQFFKEVVDASAPYWDYIIGNETEAAAYAESHGLPSKEPRDVVKHLANLPKENTKRKRIAIVTQGTDPTLVAIQGEDDIKEFPVHAIEKEKINDTNGAGDAFAGGLLAGILQNKPLETSIDMGQWLARLSIQELGPSYPFPKQTYQAA, from the exons ATGTTGGCGAGaccatcttcttcgactcTCCGACTTGAACTTCCTTCCCTCCTTCCCAGCTGCTGCCGCACATGTACTCGCAACTTCTCCAGCTTCGCTCCTTTTCGGTTGCCGAAAGACCACGCCCCACGTTTTTACcccaccaagaccaagacgTTTGACCCCTCTATTCACCTCAAACTCTTCCCCTCCGAAGCTTCATCTACTTTTTTATCCTCATCTATATCACATCGTTTCTCTTTCCAAGCAAGACATTTAAGCACCATGTCTGCCGTTAAGGAATACTCTCTTCTCTGTCTCGAGAACCCTCTCCTCG ACATCCAGGCCAAGGGTGACCAGGCCCTTCTTGACAAGTATGGTCTCAAGCCTAACGACGCCATCCTCGCAGAGGAGAAGCATCTCCCTCTCTACGAAGACCTCCTAAACAACTACGATGCCAAGCTGATTGCTGGAGGCGCTGCACAAAACAGTGCTCGAGGTGCTCAGTACATCCTCCCTCCTAACAGTGTCGTCTACCTTGGTGGCGCTGGTGATGACAAGTATGCTGCTATCCTTCACGATGCTGTCAAGGCCGCTGGTCTCCGTGTTGAATACCGTGTCGACCCCAAGGAGAAGACTGGCCGATGTGGTGCTATCATCACCGGCCACAACCGAAGCCTGTGCACAGATCTTGGCGCTGCTAACCACTACGACCTCGATCACTTAAAGAAGCCTGAGATCTGGAAGCTCGTTGAGAACGCTGAGGTCTACTACGTCGGTGGTTTCCACTTCACTG TCTGCCCTCCTGCCATTATGGAGCTCGCTAAGCAGGCTGCTGAGCACAACAAGCCTTTTGTTCTCTCCCTGTCTGCTCCTTTCATCCCTCAATTCTTCAAGGAGGTTGTCGATGCCAGCGCCCCTTACTGGGACTACATCATCGGCAACGAGACCGAGGCCGCCGCCTACGCCGAGTCCCACGGCCTCCCTAGCAAGGAGCCCAGGGATGTTGTCAAGCACCTCGCCAACCTTCCCAAGGAGAATACCAAGAGAAAGCGAATTGCCATTGTCACTCAGGGTACCGACCCTACTCTGGTTGCTATCCAGGGTGAGGACGATATTAAGGAGTTCCCCGTTCACGCtatcgagaaggagaagatcaacgaCACCAACGGTGCTGGTGACGCCTTTGCTGGTGGTCTCCTGGCTGGTATCCTCCAGAACAAGCCCCTCGAAACCAGCATTGACATGGGCCAGTGGCTCGCTCGTTTGAGCATCCAGGAGCTTGGACCTTC ATACCCCTTCCCCAAGCAAACCTACCAGGCTGCTTAA
- a CDS encoding 60S ribosomal protein L2, giving the protein MLASFPNDELPENFFLTEIAQLCTNAMMEERQLTMIVCAGRGAPLAKVVFRHPYRFKQVTETFIANEGMYTGQFIYAGKKAALTVGNVLPLGEMPEGTVVSNVEEKIGDRGTLGRTSGNYITIVGHNPDEGKTRIKLPSGAKKVVHSGSRGMIGIVAGGGRTDKPLLKASRAKHKFAVKRNSWPKTRGVAMNPVDHPHGGGNHQHIGKASTISRYAAQGQKAGLIAARRTGLLRGTQKTKE; this is encoded by the exons atgctggcaagtttCCCGAACGATGAGCTTCCCGAGAATTTTTTTTTGACGGAAATTGCACAATTGTGTACAAATGCAATGATGGAGGAACGACAACTAACGATGATTGTCTGCGCAGGTCGTGGTGCCCCTCTCGCCAAGGTCGTCTTCCGCCACCCCTACCGATTCAAGCAGGTCACCGAGACCTTCATCGCCAACGAGGGCATGTACACTGGCCAGTTCATCTACGCTGGAAAGAAGGCTGCTCTCACCGTTGGCAACGTCCTTCCCCTCGGTGAGATGCCTGAGGGTACCGTCGTCTCCAACgtcgaggagaagatcgGTGACCGTGGCACTCTCGGCCGCACTTCCGGCAACTACATCACCATTGTCGGCCACAACCCTGATGAGGGCAAGACCCGCATCAAGCTTCCCTCCGGTGCCAAGAAGGTCGTTCACTCCGGCTCCCGAGGAATGATCGGTATCGTCGCTGGCGGTGGCCGAACTGACAAGCCTCTCCTCA AGGCTTCTCGTGCCAAGCACAAGTTCGCTGTCAAGCGCAACAGCTGGCCCAAGACTCGTGGTGTTGCCATGAACCCCGTCGACCATCCTCACGGTGGT GGTAACCATCAACATATTGGTAAGGCTTCTACCATCTCCCGATACGCCGCCCAGGGTCAAAAGGCCGGTCTTATTGCCGCCAGAAGGACGGGTCTCCTCCGTGGTACCCAGAAGACAAAGGAGTAA
- a CDS encoding 60S ribosomal protein L2, producing the protein MGRVIRNQRKGRGSIFTANTRLNKAPAKFRNLDYAERHGYLRGVVREIVHDAGRGAPLAKVVFRHPYRFKQVTETFIANEGMYTGQFIYAGKKAALTVGNVLPLGEMPEGTVVSNVEEKIGDRGTLGRTSGNYITIVGHNPDEGKTRIKLPSGAKKVVHSGSRGMIGIVAGGGRTDKPLLKASRAKHKFAVKRNSWPKTRGVAMNPVDHPHGGGNHQHIGKASTISRYAAQGQKAGLIAARRTGLLRGTQKTKE; encoded by the exons ATGGGTAGAGTTATTCGCAACCAGCGTAAGGGTCGTGGATCCATCTTCA CGGCCAACACGCGCCTGAACAAGGCTCCTGCTAAGTTCCGCAACCTCGACTATGCCGAGCGCCATGGCTACCTTCGAGGTGTAGTCCGAGAGATCGTCCacgatgctg GTCGTGGTGCCCCTCTCGCCAAGGTCGTCTTCCGCCACCCCTACCGATTCAAGCAGGTCACCGAGACCTTCATCGCCAACGAGGGCATGTACACTGGCCAGTTCATCTACGCTGGAAAGAAGGCTGCTCTCACCGTTGGCAACGTCCTTCCCCTCGGTGAGATGCCTGAGGGTACCGTCGTCTCCAACgtcgaggagaagatcgGTGACCGTGGCACTCTCGGCCGCACTTCCGGCAACTACATCACCATTGTCGGCCACAACCCTGATGAGGGCAAGACCCGCATCAAGCTTCCCTCCGGTGCCAAGAAGGTCGTTCACTCCGGCTCCCGAGGAATGATCGGTATCGTCGCTGGCGGTGGCCGAACTGACAAGCCTCTCCTCA AGGCTTCTCGTGCCAAGCACAAGTTCGCTGTCAAGCGCAACAGCTGGCCCAAGACTCGTGGTGTTGCCATGAACCCCGTCGACCATCCTCACGGTGGT GGTAACCATCAACATATTGGTAAGGCTTCTACCATCTCCCGATACGCCGCCCAGGGTCAAAAGGCCGGTCTTATTGCCGCCAGAAGGACGGGTCTCCTCCGTGGTACCCAGAAGACAAAGGAGTAA
- a CDS encoding NADH-ubiquinone oxidoreductase 14.8 kDa subunit codes for MAITPTQFAKKTAQSANWSDAKRRVLSSYREWIRAAPEVQTMYNMPMPVSAIRTRMRQEFERQRFVNKLSVVDVLLFKSHAEYQETMNFWKQTNHIMAYFKEENFRGDKRLPSSFMTGFLEGRN; via the exons ATGGCCATTACGCCGACCCAGTTTGCTAAGAAGACGGCGCAGT CGGCCAATTGGTCTGATGCCAAGCGACGAGTGCTCTCCTCCTACCGAGAATGGATTCGAGCT GCCCCCGAAGTCCAAACCATGTACAACATGCCCATGCCCGTCTCCGCCATCCGAACCCGTATGCGGCAAGAATTCGAACGACAACGATTTGTGAACAAGCTCTCTGTTGTAGacgttcttctcttcaagtCCCACGCCGAGTACCAG GAGACAATGAACTTCTGGAAGCAGACCAATCACATCATGGCCTACTTCAAGGAGGAGAACTTCCGAGGTGACAAGCGACTACCATCCAGCTTTATGACTGGCTTCCTCGAG GGTCGCAACTAG
- a CDS encoding adenosine kinase has protein sequence MLARPSSSTLRLELPSLLPSCCRTCTRNFSSFAPFRLPKDHAPRFYPTKTKTFDPSIHLKLFPSEASSTFLSSSISHRFSFQARHLSTMSAVKEYSLLCLENPLLDIQAKGDQALLDKYGLKPNDAILAEEKHLPLYEDLLNNYDAKLIAGGAAQNSARGAQYILPPNSVVYLGGAGDDKYAAILHDAVKAAGLRVEYRVDPKEKTGRCGAIITGHNRSLCTDLGAANHYDLDHLKKPEIWKLVENAEVYYVGGFHFTVCPPAIMELAKQAAEHNKPFVLSLSAPFIPQFFKEVVDASAPYWDYIIGNETEAAAYAESHGLPSKEPRDVVKHLANLPKENTKRKRIAIVTQGTDPTLVAIQGEDDIKEFPVHAIEKEKINDTNGAGDAFAGGLLAGILQNKPLETSIDMGQWLARLSIQELGPS, from the exons ATGTTGGCGAGaccatcttcttcgactcTCCGACTTGAACTTCCTTCCCTCCTTCCCAGCTGCTGCCGCACATGTACTCGCAACTTCTCCAGCTTCGCTCCTTTTCGGTTGCCGAAAGACCACGCCCCACGTTTTTACcccaccaagaccaagacgTTTGACCCCTCTATTCACCTCAAACTCTTCCCCTCCGAAGCTTCATCTACTTTTTTATCCTCATCTATATCACATCGTTTCTCTTTCCAAGCAAGACATTTAAGCACCATGTCTGCCGTTAAGGAATACTCTCTTCTCTGTCTCGAGAACCCTCTCCTCG ACATCCAGGCCAAGGGTGACCAGGCCCTTCTTGACAAGTATGGTCTCAAGCCTAACGACGCCATCCTCGCAGAGGAGAAGCATCTCCCTCTCTACGAAGACCTCCTAAACAACTACGATGCCAAGCTGATTGCTGGAGGCGCTGCACAAAACAGTGCTCGAGGTGCTCAGTACATCCTCCCTCCTAACAGTGTCGTCTACCTTGGTGGCGCTGGTGATGACAAGTATGCTGCTATCCTTCACGATGCTGTCAAGGCCGCTGGTCTCCGTGTTGAATACCGTGTCGACCCCAAGGAGAAGACTGGCCGATGTGGTGCTATCATCACCGGCCACAACCGAAGCCTGTGCACAGATCTTGGCGCTGCTAACCACTACGACCTCGATCACTTAAAGAAGCCTGAGATCTGGAAGCTCGTTGAGAACGCTGAGGTCTACTACGTCGGTGGTTTCCACTTCACTG TCTGCCCTCCTGCCATTATGGAGCTCGCTAAGCAGGCTGCTGAGCACAACAAGCCTTTTGTTCTCTCCCTGTCTGCTCCTTTCATCCCTCAATTCTTCAAGGAGGTTGTCGATGCCAGCGCCCCTTACTGGGACTACATCATCGGCAACGAGACCGAGGCCGCCGCCTACGCCGAGTCCCACGGCCTCCCTAGCAAGGAGCCCAGGGATGTTGTCAAGCACCTCGCCAACCTTCCCAAGGAGAATACCAAGAGAAAGCGAATTGCCATTGTCACTCAGGGTACCGACCCTACTCTGGTTGCTATCCAGGGTGAGGACGATATTAAGGAGTTCCCCGTTCACGCtatcgagaaggagaagatcaacgaCACCAACGGTGCTGGTGACGCCTTTGCTGGTGGTCTCCTGGCTGGTATCCTCCAGAACAAGCCCCTCGAAACCAGCATTGACATGGGCCAGTGGCTCGCTCGTTTGAGCATCCAGGAGCTTGGACCTTCGTAA